The following are from one region of the Acidobacteriota bacterium genome:
- a CDS encoding Hsp20/alpha crystallin family protein — MGNRPGHKNTASLHDLLFSHELSKLEAEPFAPGMDLAETRTEIVIRLDLAGVQENDVRVSISGRFLRVEGVKREPDFLNKEAVRFLLLERAYGSFRKQVELHWVIDPKSVTASMANGILTVILPKLIDRRGTVYEVPIRFESDE, encoded by the coding sequence ATGGGTAACAGACCGGGCCACAAGAACACCGCCAGTCTTCACGACCTGCTGTTCTCCCACGAGCTCTCGAAGCTCGAGGCCGAGCCCTTCGCCCCCGGCATGGACCTCGCCGAGACCCGGACGGAGATCGTCATCCGGCTGGACCTGGCGGGGGTCCAGGAGAATGATGTCCGCGTGAGCATCTCCGGCCGGTTTCTGCGCGTCGAAGGGGTGAAGCGGGAGCCGGATTTCCTCAACAAGGAAGCGGTCCGGTTCCTGCTCCTGGAGCGAGCCTACGGGTCGTTCCGGAAACAGGTGGAACTGCACTGGGTCATCGACCCCAAGTCGGTGACCGCCTCCATGGCCAACGGTATCCTGACGGTGATTCTCCCCAAGCTGATCGACCGGCGGGGAACCGTTTACGAGGTTCCCATCCGGTTCGAGTCGGACGAGTGA
- the lon gene encoding endopeptidase La has protein sequence MEQNNGNPVESSEGQVQIPGILPLLPLRDVVVFPFMVVPLYVNRESSIKAVDSALSQNRLILLATQKDPQEDEPREDGLYPMGTVAIIMRMLKLPDGRLRILVQGLMRARIVEPDFSGPFILSRLEAVREPDAKPAGIRVEALIRNVKAAVENAGNLGKNISTEIMAIISNLDDPGRLADLTAANIELKVKDAQEVLSVINPIRRLQRVNEMLQREIELLGMQQKINAQAKDEIDRSQREYYLRQQLKAIQDELGEGNEFAQEIKSYRQKANTAKMSKEALEEVERQINRLEKMHPESAEAATQRTWLDWMVNLPWSKHTKDNLDLDKAQKILDTDHYDLEKIKERIIEHLAVRKIAQGHKGPILCFVGPPGVGKTSLGRSIARALGRKFVRLSLGGVHDEAEIRGHRRTYVGAMPGRIVQGIHQAGTRNPVFMMDEVDKIGMDFRGDPSSALLEVLDPEQNFSFRDNYLGVAFDLSSVMFITTANMLETIQPAFLDRMEVIHLSGYSEQEKLHIAKRYLVPKQLKENGLKGTTLKFADDGILRIVGGYTREAGLRNLEREIAKVCRKTAKRVARGESVKVRVTEANVHEYLGAEKIPREKLLNKDRVGIAMGLAWTPTGGDILFIEAIAMKGKGNLLLTGKLGEVMQESARAAHSFARANAAEYGIEDTFFDEHDFHIHVPEGATPKDGPSAGVTIASALISVCTNRPVSRQVAMTGEITLRGDVLPIGGVKEKVLAARRADIRSVILPEINRKEVEELPDFVREGMEFTYVDSVQDVLRRAIGPQAHPTGVNA, from the coding sequence ATGGAACAGAACAACGGAAACCCGGTGGAATCGTCCGAGGGGCAGGTCCAGATCCCGGGCATCTTGCCGCTGCTTCCCCTCCGGGACGTGGTGGTTTTCCCCTTCATGGTGGTCCCCCTCTACGTGAACCGGGAATCCTCCATCAAGGCCGTGGACTCGGCGCTATCCCAGAACCGCCTCATCCTCCTGGCCACCCAGAAGGACCCCCAGGAGGACGAGCCCCGGGAGGACGGACTGTACCCCATGGGCACCGTGGCCATCATCATGCGGATGCTCAAGCTGCCGGACGGGAGGCTCCGGATCCTCGTGCAGGGGCTGATGCGGGCCCGCATCGTCGAGCCCGACTTCTCCGGCCCCTTCATCCTCTCCCGGCTGGAGGCCGTCCGGGAACCCGACGCCAAACCGGCGGGAATCCGGGTCGAAGCCCTGATCCGCAACGTCAAGGCGGCGGTGGAGAACGCCGGCAACCTCGGCAAGAACATCTCCACCGAGATCATGGCCATCATCTCGAACCTGGACGACCCGGGCCGGCTGGCGGACCTGACCGCCGCCAACATCGAACTCAAGGTCAAGGACGCCCAGGAGGTCCTCTCCGTCATCAACCCGATCCGCCGCCTGCAGCGCGTCAACGAGATGCTCCAGCGGGAAATCGAACTCCTGGGGATGCAGCAGAAGATCAACGCCCAGGCCAAGGACGAGATCGACCGCTCCCAGCGCGAGTACTACCTGCGCCAGCAGCTCAAGGCCATCCAGGACGAACTGGGCGAGGGAAACGAGTTCGCCCAGGAGATCAAGTCCTACCGCCAGAAGGCGAACACCGCCAAGATGTCGAAGGAGGCCCTCGAGGAGGTGGAGCGGCAGATCAACCGCCTGGAGAAGATGCACCCCGAGTCGGCGGAAGCCGCCACCCAGCGGACCTGGCTCGACTGGATGGTGAACCTCCCCTGGAGCAAGCACACCAAGGACAACCTGGACCTCGACAAGGCCCAGAAGATCCTGGACACCGACCACTACGACCTGGAGAAGATCAAGGAACGCATCATCGAGCACCTGGCCGTGCGCAAGATCGCCCAGGGCCACAAGGGGCCGATCCTGTGCTTCGTCGGCCCCCCCGGCGTCGGGAAGACCTCCCTGGGGCGGTCCATCGCGCGCGCCCTCGGCCGGAAGTTCGTCCGGCTCTCCCTGGGCGGCGTTCACGACGAGGCCGAGATCCGGGGGCACCGGCGGACCTACGTGGGCGCCATGCCGGGCCGCATCGTCCAGGGGATCCACCAGGCCGGCACCCGCAACCCCGTCTTCATGATGGACGAGGTGGACAAGATCGGCATGGATTTCCGGGGCGACCCCTCCTCCGCCCTCCTCGAGGTGCTGGACCCCGAACAGAACTTCTCCTTCCGCGACAACTACCTCGGAGTGGCCTTCGACCTTTCCAGCGTCATGTTCATCACCACGGCCAACATGCTGGAGACCATCCAGCCGGCCTTCCTGGACCGCATGGAAGTGATCCACCTGAGCGGGTATTCGGAGCAGGAAAAACTCCACATCGCCAAGCGCTATCTCGTGCCGAAACAACTGAAGGAAAACGGGTTGAAGGGCACGACCCTGAAGTTTGCCGACGACGGCATCCTCCGGATCGTCGGCGGCTACACCCGGGAGGCCGGCCTGCGCAACCTGGAGCGGGAGATCGCCAAGGTCTGCCGGAAGACGGCCAAGCGCGTGGCCCGGGGGGAGTCGGTCAAGGTCCGGGTGACGGAGGCCAACGTCCACGAGTACCTGGGCGCCGAGAAGATCCCGCGGGAGAAGCTCCTCAACAAGGACCGCGTCGGCATCGCCATGGGGCTGGCCTGGACCCCCACCGGCGGCGACATCCTCTTCATCGAGGCCATCGCCATGAAGGGCAAGGGCAACCTGCTCCTCACCGGAAAGCTCGGGGAGGTGATGCAGGAGTCCGCCCGGGCCGCCCACAGCTTCGCCCGGGCCAACGCCGCCGAGTACGGCATCGAGGACACCTTCTTCGACGAGCACGACTTCCACATCCACGTGCCCGAGGGCGCCACGCCCAAGGACGGCCCCTCGGCGGGCGTGACCATCGCCTCGGCCCTCATCTCCGTCTGCACCAACCGGCCCGTCTCCCGGCAGGTGGCCATGACGGGGGAGATCACCCTGCGGGGCGACGTCCTGCCCATCGGGGGCGTCAAGGAGAAGGTCCTGGCGGCCCGCCGGGCAGACATCCGCTCGGTGATCCTCCCCGAGATCAACCGCAAGGAGGTGGAGGAACTCCCCGACTTCGTCCGGGAGGGGATGGAGTTCACCTACGTGGACTCCGTCCAGGACGTCCTGCGGCGCGCCATCGGCCCGCAGGCCCACCCAACGGGCGTCAATGCCTGA